The following are from one region of the Falco cherrug isolate bFalChe1 chromosome 19, bFalChe1.pri, whole genome shotgun sequence genome:
- the HOXC12 gene encoding homeobox protein Hox-C12, with translation MGEHNLLNPGFVGPLVNIHTGDTFYFPNFRASGGQLPGLPSLSYPRRDNVCSLPWASSEPCNGYPQPYLSSPVSINPSFGRACDLARVEESKCYYRETCSESTGLKREERGRDSALLPLESSLPTGMGGNFSKYDYPASEAVPHDPPSCQSLESDSSSSLLNEGNKGTSGEAGGLVSPLNQGSTLGNGGAPWYPMHTRSRKKRKPYSKLQLAELEGEFMVNEFITRQRRRELSDRLNLSDQQVKIWFQNRRMKKKRLLLREQALSFF, from the exons ATGGGCGAGCACAACCTCCTTAATCCCGGCTTTGTGGGACCTCTGGTGAACATCCACACGGGAGACACCTTCTACTTCCCCAATTTCCGTGCCTCCGGAGGGCAGCTGCCCGGGCTGCCTTCCCTCTCCTACCCCCGGCGGGATAAcgtctgctccctgccctgggcatcCTCGGAGCCCTGCAACGGGTACCCGCAGCCCTACCTGAGCAGCCCCGTCTCCATTAACCCTTCCTTCGGCAGAGCCTGCGACCTCGCCCGGGTGGAGGAGAGCAAATGTTATTACCGGGAAACCTGCTCCGAGAGCACCGGGCTcaagagggaggagaggggcagggacagTGCCTTGCTGCCCCTCGAGTCCAGCCTCCCCACTGGCATGGGGGGGAATTTCAGCAAATATGACTATCCGGCCAGCGAGGCGGTGCCCCACGACCCTCCGTCCTGCCAGTCCTTGGAGTCAGACTCCAGCTCCTCCTTGCTCAATGAAGGGAATAAAGGCACGAGCGGCGAAGCAGGGGGTTTGGTCTCCCCCCTGAACCAAGGCAGCACTTTAGGCAACGGTG GTGCTCCTTGGTACCCGATGCACACACGGTCccggaaaaaaagaaaaccctattccaagctgcagctggcagagctggaaggggagTTTATGGTCAATGAATTCATTACTCGCCAAAGAAGGAGGGAGCTCTCAGACCGATTAAACCTGAGCGACCAGCAGGTGAAGATCTGGTTCCAGAACCGGcgtatgaaaaagaaaagactccTCCTGAGAGAGCAagccctttctttcttttaa
- the HOXC13 gene encoding homeobox protein Hox-C13 — MTAPLGLPPRWPDGLACRCEDAPREKNRMEGLGHCREMMPHAGLAVPTAPPPPPPQGAAYAELAAAEPPRQCPSGTASSAALGYGYPFGGGYYGCRLSHSHGVNLQQKPCAYHPGEKYPEAGGPLPGEELPSRAKEFAFYPGFPSSYQAVPGYLDVSVVPGLGGHPEPRHDALLPMEGYQHWALSNGWDGQVYCSKEQSQSAHLWKSPFPDVVPLQPEVSSYRRGRKKRVPYTKIQLKELEKEYAASKFITKEKRRRISATTNLSERQVTIWFQNRRVKEKKVVSKSKTAHLHAT; from the exons ATGACGGCACCGCTCGGCCTCCCCCCGCGCTGGCCCGACGGCCTCGCCTGCCGCTGTGAGGACGCCCCGCGGGAGAAGAACCgcatggaggggctggggcatTGCCGGGAGATGATGCCCCACGCGGGACTCGCCGTGCCcaccgccccgccgccgccgccgccgcagggAGCCGCGTACGCGGAGCTGGCGGCCGCCGAGCCTCCCCGGCAGTGCCCGTCGGGGACGGCTTCCAGCGCGGCGCTGGGCTACGGTTACCCCTTCGGTGGGGGCTACTACGGCTGCAGGTTGTCCCACTCCCACGGAGTCAACTTGCAGCAGAAACCCTGCGCTTACCATCCGGGGGAGAAATACCCCGAGGCCGGCGGCCCCCTGCCCGGCGAGGAGCTGCCGTCGAGGGCCAAAGAATTCGCCTTTTATCCCGGTTTTCCCAGCTCCTACCAGGCGGTTCCTGGCTATTTGGACGTGTCGGTGGTGCCGGGGCTCGGCGGTCACCCGGAACCCAGACACGACGCTTTGCTTCCCATGGAAGGTTACCAACATTGGGCTCTTTCTAATGGCTGGGATGGGCAAGTGTACTGCTCCAAAGAGCAATCGCAGTCTGCACACCTCTGGAAGTCACCTTTCCCAG ACGTGGTCCCCTTACAACCCGAAGTCAGCAGCTATCGGAGGGGACGGAAAAAAAGGGTCCCTTACACCAAAATCCAGCTGAAGGAGTTGGAAAAGGAGTACGCGGCCAGCAAATTCATCACcaaagagaagaggaggaggatttCGGCGACCACCAACCTGTCTGAGCGGCAAGTGACTATCTGGTTCCAGAACCGGAGGGTCAAGGAGAAGAAGGTGGTGAGCAAATCCAAGACAGCGCATCTCCACGCCACCTGA